A window of Candidatus Palauibacter soopunensis contains these coding sequences:
- a CDS encoding TolC family protein, protein MQRGAATGEVGREIRVRRRQRRRPRRDPAGPDPGHRDEESNIRYITLLGLGALLLLPRPALGQEAVRRVSLAEALGAFAENSFALRIARSEAAEIAGAARQSRAWFNPSLSVRRDDLDRNGDEYWEENLLLFQPLEWPGRTAARYRAAAHTIEASTARFRSDSTRLAFEVREAWALAWFAEAAELTARQAAAVIQEVAEDAEIRLEEGDISAYETRRLRLERVQAEQDVAEAELRSRGTRRRLAALTFPGTGIEEVGPSAALEGLPPTVTREAALGAMPERPDLEAAARDLDAAQAELAIARSRWMPDPTVSLGYRRQEGGFQGLSLGLDLPLPLFDRGGGNRQAADARSAAAAHRLDLRRRLAENDLRMTSDRYASSRARLEAAADGLLADAEALLASATAAYAENEMSLLELLDAASAFRSARLSALSMRSAAWIDYWDLLRAMGRAPEGDRH, encoded by the coding sequence TTGCAGCGCGGCGCCGCGACCGGTGAGGTTGGCCGTGAGATCCGGGTGCGCCGCCGGCAGCGCCGCCGACCGCGCCGAGATCCCGCTGGACCGGATCCGGGCCATCGCGACGAGGAATCGAACATCCGCTACATCACGCTTCTGGGCCTTGGCGCCCTTCTCCTTCTGCCGCGCCCGGCCCTCGGTCAGGAAGCCGTCCGCCGGGTCTCGCTTGCGGAGGCCCTCGGGGCGTTCGCGGAAAACAGCTTCGCCCTGAGGATCGCGCGCTCCGAGGCCGCCGAGATCGCCGGAGCCGCGCGCCAGTCTCGAGCCTGGTTCAACCCGTCGCTCTCGGTCAGGCGCGACGACCTCGACCGCAACGGCGACGAGTACTGGGAGGAGAATCTGCTCCTCTTTCAACCCCTGGAGTGGCCCGGTCGAACCGCCGCCCGCTACCGGGCGGCCGCCCACACGATCGAAGCGAGCACCGCCCGCTTCCGCAGTGACTCGACCCGGCTCGCCTTCGAGGTTCGCGAGGCCTGGGCGCTCGCGTGGTTTGCGGAAGCGGCGGAACTCACGGCGCGACAGGCCGCGGCGGTCATCCAGGAGGTGGCCGAGGACGCGGAGATTCGCTTGGAAGAAGGGGACATCTCCGCCTACGAAACGAGGCGATTGCGACTGGAACGGGTGCAGGCCGAGCAGGATGTGGCGGAGGCCGAACTCCGGTCTCGCGGCACCCGCAGGCGCCTCGCCGCACTGACCTTTCCCGGGACCGGAATCGAGGAGGTCGGACCGTCTGCGGCACTCGAAGGGCTTCCGCCCACGGTGACGCGGGAAGCCGCGCTGGGCGCGATGCCCGAACGCCCGGACCTGGAAGCCGCGGCTCGGGATCTCGACGCCGCGCAGGCCGAACTCGCCATTGCGAGGTCTCGCTGGATGCCCGACCCGACCGTCAGTCTGGGATATCGACGGCAGGAGGGCGGATTCCAGGGACTCAGCCTGGGTCTCGATCTCCCGCTGCCGCTGTTCGATCGCGGAGGCGGAAACCGGCAGGCCGCCGACGCCCGGAGCGCCGCGGCCGCCCATCGACTCGACCTCAGACGACGGCTGGCGGAGAACGACCTCCGGATGACCTCGGACCGGTACGCATCCAGCCGCGCCCGTCTCGAAGCCGCGGCCGATGGCCTGTTGGCGGATGCCGAGGCGCTGCTCGCCTCCGCGACGGCGGCGTACGCGGAAAACGAAATGTCGCTCCTGGAGTTGCTCGACGCGGCGAGCGCCTTCCGCAGCGCGCGGCTCAGCGCCCTGTCCATGCGATCCGCCGCGTGGATCGACTACTGGGACCTCCTGCGCGCCATGGGACGGGCCCCGGAGGGGGACCGACACTAG
- a CDS encoding molybdopterin cofactor-binding domain-containing protein, which yields MHPHELTPRQLEAAEAPDGLPDLADAEFTALGRRARRVEGLRKSTGREIYTDDIVLPGMLHGKILRSTEAHARIVSIDTAEAEALEGVYGVITGRDMPTPYGIIPWTRDEHALCLDKVRFIGDAVAAVAAVDEDTANAALERIHVEYEPLPVYLSPEESLTPEAAAEPIHAPRKPGGNGNILKHVHLEFGDVDAQMAEADVTVEGEYFFHGTTHTPIEPHCAISRLNPDGVLEVWSSTQVPHYLQRDLARVLDHDVAKVRVVQPAVGGAFGGKSEPFDLEFCVALLAMRTGRPVKILYTREELFYSHRGRHPMRMKYRLGASREGKLRALDAHTILDGGAYASFGLVTTYYSGQLLTSPCHIESYRFDSTRVYTNVAPCGPKRGHGSVQPRFAYEISLDKMARKLGLDPFELRRRNFMGTGRTVNEFKVRSNGFLECLEAVERASDWKKRHRQLPNGRGLGMAASSYISGTNYPIYPNEMPQAAVQVQVERSGRVAILHGASEIGQGSDSTMAYIACEELGVPLEYVRVFSADTDLTPVDLGAYSSRETVMVGNACVEACRTLRAQVAEAVAEQWGVPAARVRLARGWAFDAEAPEDAGRRIPISEAFNIAEAKFGLLGAVGSYDTPKDVHGDYRGGTIGSSPAYSFTAHVAEVEVEEDTGVVDVKNIWVAHDCGRALNPVLVEGQIEGSAYMGFAEAIFEEQLFREGDVEGGLHTSPSLLDYRIPTSMDCPEFEALIVESVDPEGPYGAKEAGEGPLHPSLPAIANAIHDAVGVRIDALPFTPQRVWRALRAHAAGAAREDVA from the coding sequence ATGCACCCGCACGAATTGACGCCCCGGCAGCTTGAGGCCGCGGAAGCCCCCGACGGGCTCCCGGATCTGGCCGACGCCGAGTTCACGGCGCTGGGCAGGCGCGCGCGCCGGGTGGAGGGGCTGCGCAAGTCGACCGGCCGCGAGATCTACACGGACGACATCGTCCTGCCGGGGATGCTGCACGGGAAGATCCTCCGCTCCACCGAGGCGCACGCGCGGATCGTCTCCATCGACACCGCCGAAGCGGAGGCCCTCGAGGGCGTGTACGGCGTCATCACCGGACGGGACATGCCGACGCCGTACGGGATCATCCCCTGGACTCGCGACGAACACGCGCTCTGCCTCGACAAGGTGCGCTTCATCGGCGACGCGGTGGCGGCGGTGGCGGCGGTCGACGAGGACACGGCGAACGCGGCGCTGGAGCGGATCCACGTCGAGTACGAACCGCTTCCCGTCTATCTCTCACCCGAGGAGTCGCTGACGCCCGAGGCGGCCGCGGAACCCATCCACGCGCCTCGCAAGCCGGGGGGGAACGGCAACATCCTCAAGCACGTCCACCTCGAGTTCGGGGATGTGGACGCGCAAATGGCGGAAGCGGACGTCACGGTCGAGGGGGAGTACTTCTTCCACGGGACGACGCACACGCCGATCGAGCCCCACTGCGCGATCTCCCGACTCAACCCGGATGGCGTGCTCGAAGTGTGGTCCTCGACGCAGGTCCCGCACTACCTGCAGCGGGACCTGGCGCGGGTGCTCGACCACGACGTCGCGAAGGTGCGGGTCGTGCAGCCGGCCGTGGGCGGGGCCTTCGGCGGCAAGTCGGAGCCGTTCGATCTCGAGTTCTGCGTGGCGCTCCTCGCGATGCGGACGGGCCGCCCGGTGAAGATCCTCTACACACGCGAGGAGCTTTTCTACTCGCACCGCGGCCGCCACCCCATGCGCATGAAGTACCGGCTGGGCGCCTCGCGCGAAGGGAAGCTGCGGGCGCTCGATGCGCACACGATCCTGGACGGCGGCGCCTACGCCTCGTTCGGTCTCGTGACGACGTACTACTCGGGACAGCTGCTCACCTCGCCCTGTCACATCGAGTCCTACCGTTTCGACTCGACGCGCGTCTACACGAATGTCGCGCCGTGCGGTCCCAAGCGCGGCCACGGCTCGGTGCAGCCCCGCTTCGCGTACGAGATCTCGCTCGACAAGATGGCCCGGAAGCTCGGCCTCGACCCGTTCGAACTCCGCCGCCGCAACTTCATGGGCACGGGTCGGACGGTGAACGAGTTCAAGGTCCGGTCCAACGGCTTCCTCGAGTGCCTCGAGGCGGTGGAACGCGCCAGCGACTGGAAGAAGCGCCACCGGCAGCTGCCGAACGGCCGAGGACTGGGGATGGCCGCCTCTTCCTACATCTCCGGCACGAACTACCCGATCTATCCGAACGAGATGCCCCAGGCCGCGGTGCAGGTCCAGGTCGAGCGCTCGGGACGGGTGGCGATCCTGCACGGCGCCTCGGAGATCGGGCAGGGTTCCGATTCCACGATGGCCTACATCGCGTGCGAGGAACTCGGCGTCCCGCTCGAATACGTGCGCGTCTTCTCGGCCGACACGGACCTCACGCCGGTAGACCTGGGGGCCTATTCGTCGCGCGAGACCGTGATGGTGGGGAACGCCTGCGTCGAAGCCTGCCGCACGCTGCGCGCGCAGGTCGCGGAGGCCGTCGCGGAGCAATGGGGCGTGCCGGCCGCCCGGGTGCGCCTGGCGCGTGGCTGGGCCTTCGATGCGGAGGCTCCGGAAGACGCCGGCCGCCGGATCCCGATCTCGGAGGCGTTCAACATCGCCGAGGCGAAGTTCGGCCTGCTCGGCGCCGTCGGCTCCTACGACACGCCCAAGGATGTCCACGGAGACTACCGTGGCGGCACGATCGGATCTTCGCCCGCCTACTCTTTCACCGCGCACGTGGCCGAAGTCGAGGTCGAGGAGGACACGGGCGTCGTCGACGTGAAGAACATCTGGGTGGCGCACGATTGCGGGCGCGCGCTCAACCCGGTGCTCGTCGAGGGCCAGATCGAGGGCTCCGCCTACATGGGCTTCGCGGAGGCGATCTTCGAGGAACAACTCTTCCGCGAGGGAGATGTGGAGGGCGGCCTGCACACGTCGCCGTCGCTCCTCGACTACCGGATCCCCACCTCGATGGACTGCCCGGAGTTCGAGGCGCTCATCGTCGAGTCGGTGGACCCGGAGGGTCCCTACGGCGCCAAGGAGGCGGGCGAGGGGCCGCTGCACCCGTCGCTCCCCGCGATCGCGAACGCGATCCATGACGCGGTCGGCGTCCGCATCGATGCGCTCCCCTTCACGCCGCAGCGCGTGTGGCGGGCCCTGCGTGCGCACGCCGCCGGGGCCGCACGCGAGGACGTGGCCTGA
- a CDS encoding secondary thiamine-phosphate synthase enzyme YjbQ, whose product MKQFVRQLGVDTRGKGLYEITRPILEWAAGLEIETGMLTVYIRHTSASLTIQENADPDVLHDLSNFFARLVPEGDPHYRHTMEGPDDMPAHIRSALTQTHLAVPVLDGAPALGTWQGIFLFEHRSRPHRRTVVLHVLGE is encoded by the coding sequence TTGAAACAGTTCGTCCGACAACTCGGCGTCGACACGCGGGGGAAGGGTCTGTATGAGATCACCCGTCCGATCCTCGAGTGGGCTGCCGGGCTCGAGATCGAGACGGGCATGCTCACGGTCTACATCCGCCACACGTCGGCGTCGCTGACGATCCAGGAGAACGCGGACCCGGACGTCCTCCACGATCTCTCCAACTTCTTCGCCCGCCTCGTGCCCGAAGGCGACCCCCACTACCGGCACACGATGGAGGGGCCGGATGACATGCCGGCGCACATCCGGTCCGCCCTGACCCAGACGCACCTGGCCGTCCCGGTGCTCGACGGAGCGCCGGCTCTGGGAACCTGGCAGGGCATCTTCCTCTTCGAGCACCGGAGCCGCCCCCACCGGCGTACGGTCGTGTTGCACGTCCTCGGCGAATAG
- a CDS encoding leishmanolysin-related zinc metalloendopeptidase — MRSAGRTAGTPGFRVVVALAAASAGACGDGSMDLPLTRPPMVIDGVADFELAIGETATLEASGYFRDPDGDVLSFEARSSAGEVASAEVSGSTVRVVALTRGTSTVAITARDPEGRAAALRFDVTVPLPRTFDIVLSFDTAVTEPRRAAVVAAAELWMSVLAAAELPDVTVDDDIECYGAHTTEPPGTIDDLLVLVEFRDIDGPGRTLAQAGVCRLREGSMLPVASVAFFDESDFDGLIDSGDATELAVHEIAHALGFGLLWRPLGLLRDPALGVGAIDAHFVGPLALDAFDAAGGTDYTGGAKVPVENFGGAGTANLHWRGSVLRGELMRPLNRIGSRETLSAITIQSLADLGYIVDVSLAEPYTLPGVGAAAEKPGRVVVLGDDVLRGPVQVVDSEGRVVRVLRDRSPR; from the coding sequence GTGCGTAGCGCGGGACGGACAGCGGGAACGCCCGGGTTCCGGGTAGTCGTGGCGCTCGCCGCCGCATCGGCCGGGGCGTGCGGCGACGGGAGCATGGACCTTCCGCTGACGCGGCCGCCGATGGTCATTGACGGCGTCGCCGACTTCGAACTGGCCATCGGGGAGACGGCGACGCTCGAAGCGTCCGGCTACTTCCGGGATCCCGACGGAGACGTCCTCTCTTTCGAGGCGAGGTCGTCCGCGGGGGAAGTCGCGAGCGCCGAAGTCTCGGGGAGCACGGTCCGCGTCGTCGCTTTGACGCGCGGGACGTCGACGGTGGCGATCACGGCGCGCGACCCCGAAGGCCGGGCCGCCGCGCTACGCTTCGACGTCACCGTGCCGCTGCCCCGGACGTTCGACATCGTGCTCAGCTTCGACACCGCGGTGACCGAGCCGCGGCGGGCCGCGGTCGTCGCGGCGGCGGAACTCTGGATGTCGGTGCTGGCCGCCGCGGAACTGCCGGACGTTACGGTCGACGACGACATCGAATGCTACGGCGCGCACACGACGGAGCCCCCGGGGACCATCGATGATCTGCTGGTTCTCGTCGAGTTCCGGGACATCGACGGTCCGGGCCGGACGCTCGCCCAGGCCGGCGTGTGCCGTCTGCGCGAAGGGTCGATGCTGCCGGTCGCGAGCGTGGCGTTCTTCGACGAGTCGGACTTCGACGGCCTCATCGACTCCGGCGACGCGACGGAACTCGCCGTTCACGAAATCGCGCACGCGCTCGGATTCGGCCTGCTGTGGCGTCCTCTCGGGCTCCTTCGGGATCCCGCCCTCGGCGTGGGAGCGATCGACGCGCACTTCGTCGGTCCCCTGGCCCTCGACGCCTTCGACGCGGCGGGCGGCACGGACTACACGGGCGGGGCGAAAGTCCCCGTCGAGAACTTCGGCGGAGCCGGGACGGCGAACCTCCATTGGCGGGGATCCGTCCTCCGGGGAGAACTCATGAGGCCGCTCAACAGGATCGGATCGCGGGAGACGCTCAGCGCGATCACGATCCAGTCGCTGGCCGATCTGGGTTACATTGTCGATGTGAGCCTGGCGGAGCCGTACACGCTTCCCGGCGTCGGCGCCGCGGCCGAGAAGCCCGGCCGCGTGGTCGTCCTGGGCGACGATGTCCTCAGGGGTCCGGTGCAGGTCGTCGATTCGGAAGGCCGCGTCGTGCGCGTGCTCCGCGACCGTTCGCCGCGGTAG
- a CDS encoding efflux RND transporter periplasmic adaptor subunit, translating into MLRRLLFGSSLRIIAVIIVGTIAVAALMLSLAPEPESQEPPPQIPFAQTAGVVAGSGAIPVFGSGTVRPSEEIDVAPQVGGKVVWVNPRFQSGGRVEAGQTLFRIEEADYAYRVQVAEANVAASRVAFLEEQERATIASAQYELYSERRETGPPPPEASPLTLREPQLEAARAALSRDEARLEEARLALSRTRVTAPFDGFVREESVDAGQVVNPGQPVGRLFASGAVEVVVPLADADAALVPGLWGLEAGDGARDVAARVIAHYGDMMYAWEGYVDRGESSVDAQTRTIDVIVRVPDPFDAGAPAGRSAAVGGDPPLLVGKFVEVEIEGLSPEDYFQVPRAALQPGNEIWTVDRDGVVSIVPVQVLQRANDAVFVTGALRGGQAVITGGLQFATQGMRVQTDPVR; encoded by the coding sequence ATGCTGCGCAGATTGCTGTTCGGATCCAGTCTCAGGATCATCGCCGTGATCATCGTCGGTACGATTGCGGTCGCGGCACTAATGCTCTCGCTGGCCCCCGAGCCGGAAAGCCAGGAACCGCCTCCCCAGATCCCGTTCGCGCAAACCGCCGGTGTCGTGGCCGGGTCGGGCGCGATCCCCGTGTTCGGATCCGGCACCGTGCGGCCAAGCGAGGAGATCGATGTCGCGCCGCAGGTGGGCGGCAAGGTCGTCTGGGTAAACCCGCGGTTCCAGAGTGGAGGGCGCGTGGAGGCGGGCCAGACGCTCTTCCGCATCGAAGAAGCCGATTACGCGTACCGCGTGCAGGTAGCGGAAGCGAACGTCGCGGCAAGCCGCGTCGCCTTCCTCGAGGAACAGGAACGGGCAACGATCGCCAGCGCCCAGTATGAACTGTACTCGGAGCGGCGCGAGACGGGGCCCCCGCCGCCCGAGGCGAGTCCGCTCACGCTGAGGGAGCCTCAGCTGGAAGCGGCCAGGGCCGCGCTGAGCCGGGACGAAGCCCGGCTTGAGGAGGCGAGACTTGCGCTCTCCAGGACCCGGGTCACCGCGCCGTTCGATGGTTTCGTGCGCGAGGAATCTGTCGATGCGGGGCAGGTCGTGAACCCCGGGCAGCCCGTCGGACGCCTCTTCGCGTCGGGGGCGGTGGAGGTCGTCGTTCCCCTCGCCGATGCCGACGCCGCCCTGGTCCCCGGATTGTGGGGGCTCGAGGCGGGCGACGGGGCACGGGACGTGGCGGCTCGTGTGATCGCCCACTACGGGGACATGATGTATGCCTGGGAGGGCTACGTGGATCGGGGCGAAAGCTCCGTTGATGCGCAGACACGCACCATCGATGTGATCGTGCGCGTGCCGGATCCGTTCGACGCGGGCGCGCCGGCGGGCCGGTCCGCTGCCGTTGGGGGCGACCCTCCGTTGCTGGTCGGCAAGTTCGTGGAGGTGGAGATCGAGGGACTCTCACCGGAGGACTACTTTCAGGTCCCGCGCGCGGCGCTGCAGCCCGGCAATGAAATCTGGACGGTGGATCGCGACGGCGTCGTGAGCATCGTTCCGGTCCAGGTGCTGCAACGCGCCAACGATGCGGTGTTCGTCACCGGCGCCCTGCGGGGAGGCCAGGCAGTGATCACCGGTGGACTTCAGTTCGCCACCCAAGGGATGCGCGTCCAGACCGACCCGGTGCGATGA